A stretch of the Duncaniella dubosii genome encodes the following:
- a CDS encoding sodium:solute symporter family transporter, whose protein sequence is MNDLSMRPMDWVVLIAYFVVLLAIGLWASSKTKKGSHKFLAGNSLKWHHIGFSMWGTNVGPSMLIASASAGFAAGIVSGNYAWYAFVFIALLAFVFAPRYLGEKITTLPEFMGKRFGESTRNMLAWYTIVTVLISWLALTLFAGGIIIRQVFGIPMWFSAFILLAISAFFTIIGGLRAIAYTNVYQMVLLIFVSATLTVVGIWHLGGESVVGGINTLADSSVVPSHYWNLFQPNDHKEFPWLPILLGYPISGLWFWCTDQSMVQPVLAARDLNEGQKGANFTGWLKILDVAIYIIPGVVCFALWKKGFFGDAIIEPDHAYMTLVSSLFPVGMVGLVIAVLTAALISTIGSALNALSTVFTMDIYVKNINTEATQAEIVRTGHIVTVVGALVSILITIAVDNIKGMDLFNVFQSVLSFIAPPMAAVFVMGVFWKRCTTLAANIVLTFGTIFSIGCGVLYLWVIPNATEHVHFMMLSFLIFVVLIITMIAVSMMDKATVERAPMTVIKGRMSLSVQMAWLALAVVMVGLYVFFNGH, encoded by the coding sequence ATGAATGATTTATCAATGCGGCCGATGGACTGGGTGGTCCTGATTGCCTATTTTGTCGTGCTGCTGGCCATTGGCCTGTGGGCAAGTTCGAAGACCAAGAAAGGCTCTCACAAGTTTCTTGCCGGAAATTCTCTGAAATGGCATCATATCGGATTCTCCATGTGGGGGACTAATGTAGGACCATCGATGCTCATAGCCTCGGCGAGCGCCGGTTTCGCGGCCGGTATAGTGTCAGGCAACTATGCGTGGTATGCCTTTGTGTTCATAGCTCTACTCGCCTTTGTGTTTGCTCCCCGCTATCTTGGAGAGAAAATCACGACTCTTCCTGAATTCATGGGAAAACGTTTCGGCGAATCGACGCGTAACATGCTTGCGTGGTACACGATAGTCACCGTGCTGATTTCATGGCTTGCGCTGACACTCTTTGCTGGTGGCATCATCATCCGTCAGGTCTTCGGGATTCCGATGTGGTTCTCTGCGTTCATCCTGCTTGCGATTTCGGCATTCTTCACTATCATTGGCGGACTGAGGGCGATAGCCTATACGAATGTCTATCAGATGGTGTTGCTGATTTTCGTATCGGCGACGCTGACGGTTGTCGGCATCTGGCATCTCGGCGGAGAGTCCGTTGTGGGAGGCATAAACACTCTGGCAGATTCGAGTGTAGTCCCCTCGCACTACTGGAATCTCTTCCAGCCAAACGACCACAAGGAGTTCCCGTGGCTACCGATTCTTCTCGGCTATCCGATTTCAGGTCTGTGGTTCTGGTGCACGGACCAGTCGATGGTTCAGCCCGTACTTGCGGCACGTGACCTGAATGAAGGACAGAAAGGAGCGAATTTCACCGGCTGGCTGAAGATACTTGACGTAGCTATCTATATCATTCCCGGAGTGGTCTGCTTCGCGCTTTGGAAAAAAGGCTTTTTCGGCGATGCCATAATCGAGCCTGACCATGCCTACATGACACTTGTTTCGAGCCTGTTCCCGGTCGGAATGGTAGGACTTGTGATTGCTGTGCTTACAGCAGCTCTCATTAGCACTATCGGTTCGGCTCTCAATGCCCTCAGCACCGTGTTCACGATGGATATCTATGTCAAGAATATCAACACCGAGGCTACACAGGCCGAAATCGTGCGCACCGGCCATATTGTGACCGTAGTCGGCGCTCTCGTCTCTATTCTGATTACGATAGCCGTTGACAATATCAAAGGCATGGATCTTTTCAATGTGTTCCAGTCGGTGTTGAGCTTCATCGCGCCTCCGATGGCGGCAGTTTTTGTCATGGGTGTGTTCTGGAAGCGCTGCACGACACTTGCTGCAAACATAGTCCTGACATTCGGTACGATTTTCAGCATCGGATGCGGTGTCCTTTACCTGTGGGTAATACCCAATGCCACTGAGCACGTCCATTTCATGATGCTTTCATTCCTCATATTCGTAGTCCTTATCATAACTATGATCGCTGTGAGCATGATGGATAAAGCTACAGTCGAGCGTGCGCCGATGACTGTCATAAAAGGCAGGATGTCGCTCAGCGTTCAGATGGCATGGCTTGCTCTTGCTGTCGTGATGGTGGGACTTTACGTGTTCTTCAACGGCCATTGA
- a CDS encoding dihydrodipicolinate synthase family protein, whose amino-acid sequence MNTTFKSPLSGIIPPLVTPLLGNDTLDVASLENLIEHLIAGGVHGLFILGTTGEEQSLSYRLRKEMIKETCRINAGRLPVLVCVTDTSIVESVNLAKVAADCGASAVVSAAPYYFATGQPELAEFYEDMLPELPLPLFLYNMPSHVKVNFSPATIHRIAENEKVVGFKDSSANIPYFQSVMYTMKDLPDFALLMGPEEVTGECVLLGANGGINGGANMFPELYVAMYNAAKAGDVKEVWRLQQIIMQISTTIYSVGKHGSSYLKGLKCACSLLGVIKDDFVAAPFHKFNEPERRRIQEALDRLPIENGKIIL is encoded by the coding sequence ATGAATACAACCTTTAAATCTCCACTTAGCGGAATCATTCCTCCTCTTGTGACTCCACTTCTCGGCAACGACACTCTCGATGTCGCAAGTCTTGAAAATCTTATCGAACATCTCATTGCAGGTGGTGTCCACGGTCTCTTCATCCTTGGCACTACAGGAGAGGAACAGAGCCTTAGCTACCGTCTCCGCAAAGAGATGATCAAAGAAACCTGCCGCATCAATGCCGGTCGTCTCCCTGTGCTGGTGTGTGTGACCGACACTTCAATTGTCGAAAGCGTCAATCTCGCGAAGGTTGCCGCCGACTGCGGTGCATCGGCTGTCGTGAGCGCTGCACCCTACTATTTTGCTACCGGCCAGCCTGAGCTTGCAGAATTCTACGAGGATATGCTTCCGGAGCTCCCGCTTCCGCTTTTCCTCTACAATATGCCCAGCCACGTGAAGGTCAACTTCTCACCGGCGACTATCCATCGCATCGCTGAAAACGAAAAGGTGGTAGGTTTCAAGGACAGCTCTGCCAATATACCGTATTTCCAGTCGGTGATGTATACGATGAAAGACCTTCCCGACTTCGCGCTCCTCATGGGCCCCGAGGAAGTGACCGGCGAATGTGTGCTTCTCGGCGCTAACGGCGGTATCAACGGCGGTGCCAATATGTTCCCCGAGCTTTATGTGGCCATGTATAACGCAGCCAAGGCAGGAGATGTCAAAGAAGTGTGGCGCCTCCAGCAGATCATCATGCAGATCAGCACTACAATCTATAGCGTCGGCAAGCACGGCTCAAGCTATCTGAAGGGTCTCAAGTGTGCATGCTCGCTCCTCGGTGTCATCAAGGATGATTTTGTGGCAGCTCCGTTCCACAAGTTCAATGAACCCGAACGTCGCAGGATTCAGGAAGCACTTGACCGTCTCCCGATTGAAAATGGCAAGATAATCCTTTGA
- a CDS encoding sodium:solute symporter, with protein MNIIDLVVFLVFTVGTILFGYLFGRKKQSSDEFTRGGGKVPGWVVGLSIFASFCSSISFLGYCSSAFTGNWNAFVFTISILPAGLLAMRYFVPFYRSLGSISAYSFFEKRFGRWARLYASVFYLFTQVCRSGAILFLLAVPMNVLMGWSIPLVVTVTGIGIILYSQKGGLKSVIWTEALQGAILIVGAIICLVMLFKGMPEGPGQALRICMENNKFSLGSFGDSLVESTFWVCLIYGMFTNLNNFAIDQSYTQRYCAAPSLSEARKSAFWGSLLTLPVNFILFLIGSCLFAFYHVNPGSLPEGIKSDYVFPYFIINELPVGLIGLLIASIFCAGMSTVATSVTSSGTIVLTDFYSHMFPNASDERKVIVLRLASVAVGVLGIGVALCFLLVDNALDAWWALSSVCSGGVLGMFLLAYLCPKAKKQHVVPGVVVGVASLILIALQTKLTDWMGLPQFVHINLSIVISTLLIFFIGFILVRFMNKEKDNSIHGSSVPQ; from the coding sequence ATGAATATAATAGACCTTGTCGTATTCCTTGTTTTTACAGTCGGAACCATATTGTTCGGTTATCTTTTCGGACGTAAGAAACAGAGTAGCGATGAGTTTACCCGTGGTGGAGGCAAAGTGCCCGGATGGGTGGTCGGCCTCTCGATATTTGCTTCGTTCTGTAGCTCGATTTCTTTTTTAGGCTATTGTTCATCAGCGTTTACAGGAAACTGGAATGCCTTTGTGTTCACAATCTCTATTCTGCCGGCCGGACTTTTGGCCATGCGTTACTTTGTCCCTTTTTACCGCTCTCTCGGAAGCATCAGTGCCTACAGTTTCTTTGAAAAACGTTTTGGCCGCTGGGCACGTCTGTATGCGTCGGTGTTCTATCTCTTCACACAGGTGTGTCGTTCTGGAGCTATATTGTTTCTGCTTGCCGTCCCGATGAATGTACTGATGGGGTGGAGCATTCCTCTTGTTGTTACAGTGACAGGTATAGGAATCATCCTCTACAGCCAGAAAGGCGGTCTGAAATCAGTAATCTGGACAGAGGCTCTTCAGGGTGCTATTCTCATAGTCGGTGCTATCATCTGTCTTGTAATGCTTTTCAAAGGAATGCCCGAAGGTCCGGGACAAGCTCTGAGAATCTGTATGGAGAACAACAAGTTCTCTCTCGGCAGCTTTGGCGACAGTCTTGTCGAAAGCACATTCTGGGTCTGTCTGATTTACGGTATGTTTACCAATCTGAACAACTTTGCAATTGACCAGAGCTATACGCAGCGCTATTGTGCAGCTCCGTCGCTGAGCGAGGCGAGAAAGAGTGCGTTCTGGGGCTCGCTTCTCACATTGCCGGTCAATTTCATCCTGTTTCTCATCGGTTCATGTCTGTTCGCGTTCTATCATGTTAACCCCGGCTCTCTGCCCGAGGGCATAAAAAGTGACTATGTGTTTCCATATTTTATTATCAATGAACTTCCCGTCGGACTGATCGGTCTGCTGATCGCCTCTATTTTCTGTGCAGGAATGAGCACTGTGGCCACAAGTGTCACATCGTCAGGCACGATTGTGCTGACCGATTTCTATTCACATATGTTTCCAAATGCGAGCGATGAGCGCAAGGTCATTGTGCTTCGTCTTGCAAGTGTGGCTGTAGGTGTTCTCGGCATCGGTGTTGCTCTATGTTTCCTTCTTGTCGACAATGCGCTTGACGCTTGGTGGGCGCTAAGCAGCGTATGTTCCGGCGGTGTCCTCGGCATGTTCCTGCTGGCTTATCTATGTCCCAAGGCCAAGAAGCAGCATGTGGTGCCCGGTGTGGTTGTCGGTGTGGCTTCATTGATTCTTATCGCATTGCAGACTAAACTGACCGATTGGATGGGGCTTCCGCAGTTCGTGCATATCAATCTCAGCATTGTAATCAGCACATTGCTCATATTTTTTATCGGCTTTATACTTGTGCGGTTCATGAATAAGGAGAAGGACAATTCGATCCACGGTTCATCCGTGCCTCAATGA
- a CDS encoding hemolysin family protein gives MDDLIIIIALILLNGIFSMSEVALISARKSKLTSDARNGNRNAATALQLAGEPDRFLSTVQIGITLIGILTGMFSGATIATQLADWLAAAGVAPRLALTLSKVVIVSVVTYLSIVVGELVPKRIGLGRADTIAKIVAGPMKMLSIITYPVVWLLSVSTAGIVKLLRLGENASKVTEEEIKSLIQEGTESGEVREVEQDIMERALVLGDCRIEAIMTSRKDVACLTIGMDEEKIRKVLADELHSTYPVFDDDRVEICGVVSLKQLILTLGQPDFNIGRQLSSGLSIPESMTVYDALDTFKRTREHLALVYDEYGCFQGVVTLGDILDGLVGCTSEGMNGPVIIKRQDKDEWLVDGQCSVYDFLSFFDREDLYQPASYTTLAGLIIENLKRVPSVGDIFDWNCFRFEVADMDRARIDKIAVSMLTQKED, from the coding sequence ATGGACGATCTTATAATAATTATCGCACTTATTCTTCTAAACGGCATATTCTCAATGTCGGAAGTAGCCTTGATTTCAGCACGTAAATCAAAACTGACATCCGATGCACGCAACGGCAACCGCAACGCGGCCACAGCCCTGCAGCTCGCAGGCGAACCTGACCGTTTTCTCTCGACTGTACAAATAGGCATAACCCTGATAGGAATCCTGACGGGTATGTTTTCAGGAGCGACAATCGCTACACAGCTTGCCGACTGGCTTGCCGCAGCCGGAGTTGCCCCCCGGCTTGCGCTTACGCTGTCGAAAGTTGTGATAGTGTCTGTGGTGACATATCTCTCGATTGTCGTTGGCGAGCTCGTCCCCAAGCGCATAGGACTCGGACGTGCCGATACGATAGCCAAGATTGTTGCCGGACCGATGAAAATGCTCTCTATAATCACTTATCCCGTAGTGTGGCTACTATCGGTTTCCACTGCCGGAATCGTGAAACTTCTTCGTCTGGGAGAGAATGCGTCGAAAGTGACTGAGGAGGAAATCAAGTCGCTTATTCAGGAAGGCACTGAGTCCGGCGAGGTTCGCGAGGTCGAGCAGGATATTATGGAGCGCGCGCTCGTGCTCGGCGATTGCAGGATTGAAGCCATAATGACAAGCCGCAAGGATGTGGCATGTCTGACAATCGGAATGGATGAGGAAAAAATCCGCAAAGTGCTTGCCGATGAGCTTCATTCGACCTATCCGGTATTTGACGATGACAGGGTAGAAATCTGTGGAGTGGTTTCGCTCAAACAGCTAATTCTTACGCTCGGACAGCCTGATTTCAATATCGGCCGGCAGCTGTCGTCGGGGCTTTCGATTCCGGAAAGCATGACGGTCTACGACGCTCTCGACACATTCAAGCGCACACGCGAGCATCTTGCACTCGTCTATGACGAATATGGGTGTTTTCAGGGAGTTGTCACGCTCGGTGACATTCTCGACGGCCTTGTGGGATGTACTTCCGAAGGGATGAACGGCCCTGTAATCATCAAGCGGCAAGACAAGGACGAATGGCTGGTCGACGGGCAATGTTCTGTCTATGACTTCCTTTCGTTTTTTGACCGCGAGGATCTTTATCAGCCTGCGTCATATACAACTTTGGCAGGGCTGATTATCGAAAATCTCAAGCGTGTTCCGTCAGTGGGCGACATATTCGATTGGAACTGTTTCCGCTTCGAGGTAGCAGACATGGACAGAGCTCGTATCGACAAGATTGCGGTTTCCATGCTTACTCAGAAAGAGGATTAA
- a CDS encoding TonB-dependent receptor encodes MQRTSPTSTTYIPTVRQKNASQNAVDLLRQMAIPQLQINPVSDAVTDNAGVDVAIFINYLEASKEEMEGMRMPDVRKVEYLEFPSDPRFRGAQRVINIIVYEYDYGGYTKLTTNENFLMGFSTRNNIFSKFSYKKMTYDLYVGASHWNNHHGGNTVKGIYSLKDEDGADYKLTRTEALDGSHYKQSQYPVTLRATYASEKIQIRNTFGFTHSGVPTYDQRGSLTYQPGNERNYTFDRSNPNRSNTIAYQGSFFFSLPKRFSFDISPRFNYTHSNDYLSYSTSNSSEIIRNARENAYNYRVDTYLRKHIGQKHTAMLGINGGDHINRLRYSGTNNYYDSFHNSFAAGSLCYNFQTQKISLYADAGVCWEESDINGEKYNDIYPFIHLNFRLSPNAKNAFSAYFQYATNSPGIAEKASDILQENEFMYITGNPLLENSRHVSLNLAYTWMPSNAFGMSAFSNFFECFDRQLVVYDPYNDGQALIRNYRNNGNYIKEEIGLAANWKLLGGKLQLYASPRQAFYKSTGIYRKSYNPFTVTAQATYYLDSFYFKAYYQSPEKQMSSISPHIYEGRNFHSLTVGWANSDWNIRVMAANFFNKGWSCAKTITETPLYTGYKENIGTNSHPRINVAVTYTFGYGKKVKRGNEVGEQSGANSAIMK; translated from the coding sequence ATGCAACGCACCTCACCGACCTCTACGACCTATATTCCGACAGTCAGACAAAAGAACGCTTCGCAAAACGCAGTCGATCTTCTACGGCAGATGGCTATACCTCAGCTTCAGATAAATCCTGTCAGCGATGCGGTTACCGACAATGCAGGAGTTGACGTGGCAATCTTTATAAATTATCTCGAAGCGTCAAAGGAGGAAATGGAAGGTATGCGTATGCCGGATGTCAGGAAAGTCGAGTATCTTGAATTTCCGAGCGATCCGCGTTTTCGAGGGGCGCAGCGTGTAATCAACATCATTGTTTATGAATACGACTACGGTGGCTACACAAAGCTGACCACAAATGAAAACTTTCTTATGGGATTTTCAACCCGCAACAACATTTTCTCTAAGTTCTCATATAAGAAAATGACTTACGACCTGTATGTAGGAGCCAGCCATTGGAACAACCATCATGGAGGTAATACCGTAAAAGGTATCTACTCGCTCAAAGACGAGGATGGGGCTGATTACAAGCTGACCCGTACAGAAGCGCTTGACGGGTCGCATTATAAACAGAGCCAATATCCAGTCACTCTTCGGGCTACATACGCATCTGAAAAAATCCAGATACGCAACACTTTCGGATTTACCCATTCAGGCGTTCCGACCTATGACCAGAGAGGTAGTCTCACATATCAGCCGGGCAATGAACGAAACTACACTTTCGACAGGAGCAATCCGAACCGCAGTAATACCATCGCATATCAAGGTTCGTTCTTTTTCTCTTTGCCGAAGCGGTTTTCGTTTGACATCTCACCGCGTTTCAATTACACGCACAGCAACGACTATCTGTCATACTCCACCTCGAACTCATCTGAAATAATCCGCAACGCTCGTGAGAATGCCTATAATTATCGTGTTGACACATACTTGCGTAAGCATATCGGTCAGAAGCATACGGCTATGCTCGGAATAAACGGCGGTGACCATATCAACAGGTTGCGTTACTCGGGCACGAACAATTACTATGACAGCTTTCATAATTCTTTTGCGGCCGGATCACTTTGCTATAATTTTCAGACTCAGAAAATCAGCCTTTATGCTGATGCCGGAGTGTGCTGGGAAGAAAGTGACATAAACGGAGAAAAATACAATGACATATATCCATTCATACATCTGAATTTCCGCCTCTCGCCAAACGCTAAAAATGCTTTTTCGGCTTATTTTCAATATGCTACCAACAGCCCGGGTATAGCTGAGAAGGCATCTGATATTCTTCAGGAAAATGAATTCATGTACATCACCGGCAATCCTTTGCTTGAAAACAGCCGGCATGTCTCTCTTAATCTTGCCTATACGTGGATGCCGTCAAATGCTTTCGGCATGAGTGCGTTTAGTAATTTCTTCGAATGCTTTGACCGGCAACTTGTGGTATATGATCCGTATAATGACGGTCAGGCTCTCATCAGAAACTATCGCAATAACGGCAATTACATCAAAGAGGAAATCGGACTTGCCGCCAACTGGAAACTGCTTGGGGGAAAATTGCAGCTCTACGCAAGCCCAAGACAGGCGTTCTACAAATCCACCGGCATATACCGTAAATCATACAATCCGTTCACTGTAACCGCACAAGCTACATATTACCTCGACAGTTTCTATTTTAAGGCATATTATCAATCGCCCGAAAAGCAGATGTCATCCATCTCCCCGCATATTTATGAGGGCAGGAACTTTCATAGTCTGACAGTCGGTTGGGCAAATTCCGACTGGAATATACGGGTCATGGCCGCCAACTTCTTTAACAAGGGCTGGAGCTGCGCCAAGACTATTACCGAAACACCGTTATATACCGGATATAAGGAAAATATCGGCACAAACTCACATCCACGTATCAACGTGGCTGTCACTTATACATTCGGCTATGGTAAAAAGGTAAAACGGGGCAATGAGGTCGGCGAACAGTCAGGCGCAAACTCCGCTATAATGAAATAA
- a CDS encoding TlpA family protein disulfide reductase encodes MKKNLNVAALTIATLIASVPAYGAAPATVSVINRGGEKIYFQPEAALEYSQVTANDTVITVTDSPAYYRLIAENGNFHPVFITPGSTTEITVGNDGNVAVKGTNEKENSFISSHPYICRTPKTIKPYSSEWIAYNESEILKLDSLIDAAGLDQEFAATHKLYNRYTFLNQRLGGVALAKVFRPNGQKVEISDDFYNFLDTLTFSDERILRIPKWFDVVNKAIETKESRGLIPAINESYMTVYAKAIDNEKVRSHFLVNLLALTLKRNYLNDFSRQLPEIRPLITDAGASDRIGELENEYAEKTRAAANVAAGTQMPDFIFKDVDGKEFNFADFRGDYVIIDFWFTGCAPCRAEMPYFDEVAKAFDGKGVRFISLSVDTGDELYAEWKKMMREKPHAPGVLSVNLPDGFNSPLLKQLNIHGVPRIMLIDREGRIVESYAKRPSDPKLRQQLECLTAKN; translated from the coding sequence ATGAAAAAAAATCTCAATGTGGCCGCTTTGACGATAGCGACCCTAATCGCATCAGTCCCGGCATACGGTGCTGCTCCGGCTACAGTCTCCGTCATAAACCGAGGCGGTGAAAAAATCTATTTCCAGCCGGAAGCCGCCCTCGAATATTCACAAGTCACTGCCAACGACACGGTAATTACCGTTACTGACTCGCCGGCATATTACCGTCTGATTGCCGAAAACGGCAATTTCCATCCCGTATTCATCACTCCGGGTTCGACGACAGAAATCACAGTCGGCAATGACGGCAACGTTGCCGTCAAGGGCACTAACGAGAAGGAAAACAGCTTTATCAGCAGCCATCCCTACATCTGCCGCACGCCAAAGACCATCAAGCCTTATTCATCGGAATGGATCGCCTATAACGAATCGGAAATCTTGAAACTCGACTCTCTGATTGACGCTGCCGGTCTGGATCAGGAATTTGCAGCCACCCACAAACTCTATAACCGCTACACCTTCCTTAACCAACGGCTCGGTGGAGTGGCACTCGCAAAGGTGTTCCGCCCCAACGGACAGAAGGTGGAAATCAGCGACGATTTCTATAATTTTCTTGACACGCTGACATTCAGCGACGAGCGCATACTGAGAATCCCGAAATGGTTTGATGTTGTAAACAAGGCCATTGAGACAAAAGAAAGCCGTGGCCTGATACCCGCCATAAACGAATCATACATGACTGTCTACGCCAAGGCTATTGACAACGAGAAAGTAAGGTCGCATTTCCTCGTCAATCTGCTCGCTCTGACACTTAAGCGCAACTATCTGAACGACTTCAGCCGTCAGCTGCCTGAAATCAGACCTCTCATCACTGATGCCGGTGCAAGCGACCGGATCGGTGAGCTTGAAAACGAGTATGCAGAAAAGACACGTGCCGCAGCAAACGTCGCTGCCGGAACACAGATGCCCGATTTCATATTCAAGGATGTCGACGGCAAGGAATTCAATTTTGCCGATTTCAGAGGCGATTATGTAATAATCGACTTCTGGTTTACGGGCTGTGCGCCATGCCGTGCGGAAATGCCATACTTCGACGAGGTTGCAAAAGCATTCGACGGCAAGGGTGTAAGATTCATTTCCCTCTCGGTCGACACAGGCGACGAGCTTTATGCCGAATGGAAAAAAATGATGCGCGAAAAGCCCCACGCACCGGGAGTGCTGAGCGTCAATCTTCCCGACGGCTTCAATTCTCCGCTGCTCAAACAGCTCAACATCCACGGAGTACCGCGAATCATGCTCATCGACCGTGAGGGACGGATAGTCGAAAGCTATGCCAAACGCCCCTCAGACCCGAAACTGCGCCAGCAACTCGAATGCCTCACTGCTAAAAACTGA
- a CDS encoding RagB/SusD family nutrient uptake outer membrane protein yields the protein MNIRLHISTALACTAALFSSCDGYLDVEPKGRTQLETTDDYLGLLEEVSPNYDHANSLNICNEASWYKVEELKNYTSPLRSAGFLWNEDYDRAAVTINSSLYNNCYNRITNFNVIISNIHTAKGPDSDKALAMAQAKIMRAYNYFFLVNTFAKPYDPATADNTNGIIIREKMFESIEEKGVQQSVGYTYNFIQKDIDEAIADLPHTALNSFRPDKTFGYAFKAKVHLFKREIDECIAACLDALAEAPAGKHELWDMNDEYNRYSPQLLMAYGTDRAIDRPEFMGLNDAIESIWKNGVQKGYDAPENLLYQFGTTNNDPFPMYLTADVISLFDQQADLRMLYCLRYRRSHETAPEGDREFTSMGIRWNPSGMRLSEVYLMLAECYARKGSPADIAQAMNYLDIIRSRRNIRSRYTRLTTSDAAEALKFVREERKRELFFTYNGFFDLRRFCTEFNETLTKEFEGETYTLAPNSTLLTFPFPLKAMQTSDLKQNSK from the coding sequence ATGAATATCAGACTTCATATATCAACGGCTCTCGCGTGTACAGCGGCATTGTTCTCGTCATGCGACGGCTATCTCGATGTCGAGCCGAAGGGACGCACCCAGCTCGAAACCACTGATGACTATCTCGGACTGCTCGAAGAAGTCTCGCCTAACTATGACCATGCCAACAGCCTCAATATCTGCAATGAAGCCTCATGGTATAAGGTTGAGGAACTAAAAAACTACACCTCGCCACTGCGATCGGCCGGCTTTCTCTGGAACGAAGACTATGACCGTGCGGCTGTCACAATCAACAGCTCTCTTTATAATAACTGCTACAACCGCATCACTAACTTCAATGTCATAATAAGCAACATCCACACAGCCAAAGGGCCTGACTCTGACAAGGCTCTCGCTATGGCTCAGGCCAAAATCATGAGGGCATACAACTATTTTTTCCTCGTCAACACGTTCGCCAAGCCATACGATCCGGCAACTGCCGATAACACCAACGGCATCATCATCCGAGAAAAAATGTTTGAAAGCATTGAGGAAAAAGGTGTCCAGCAGTCTGTCGGCTATACCTACAACTTCATTCAGAAAGACATTGACGAAGCCATTGCCGACCTTCCGCACACCGCTCTCAACTCTTTCCGACCTGACAAAACTTTCGGCTACGCGTTTAAGGCTAAAGTCCACCTGTTCAAGCGCGAAATCGACGAGTGTATAGCAGCCTGTCTCGACGCTCTCGCCGAAGCTCCGGCCGGAAAGCACGAACTTTGGGATATGAACGATGAATACAACCGCTATTCCCCTCAGCTGCTGATGGCCTATGGTACAGACAGAGCAATCGACCGACCCGAGTTCATGGGGCTCAACGACGCAATCGAGAGCATCTGGAAAAACGGTGTCCAAAAAGGATATGACGCGCCAGAAAACCTTCTCTATCAGTTTGGCACTACCAACAACGATCCCTTTCCGATGTATCTCACAGCCGATGTCATCAGTCTTTTCGACCAGCAAGCCGACCTGCGCATGCTCTACTGTCTCCGCTACCGCCGTTCGCACGAGACCGCACCTGAAGGCGACCGCGAGTTTACATCAATGGGCATCCGCTGGAATCCATCGGGAATGCGCCTTTCGGAAGTCTATCTGATGCTTGCCGAATGCTATGCACGCAAGGGCTCGCCGGCCGACATCGCACAGGCTATGAACTATCTCGACATTATCCGCTCGCGCCGTAACATCAGAAGCCGTTACACACGTCTGACCACTTCCGATGCGGCCGAAGCGCTGAAATTTGTCCGTGAAGAGCGTAAACGCGAACTTTTCTTCACCTACAACGGATTTTTCGATCTCCGCCGCTTCTGCACTGAATTCAACGAGACTCTGACAAAAGAATTCGAAGGCGAGACCTATACGCTGGCGCCGAATTCGACACTCCTCACCTTCCCCTTCCCTCTGAAAGCCATGCAAACAAGTGACCTTAAACAGAACAGCAAATGA